The genomic stretch TATTAGATTCAGGCAAGGATTACGATTTTCTGCCGGCCATCAGCGACGAGGTAAAATTAAGCGAGGCGGAAACGGTCGGGCAATATATCTTTTCCACCTGCATCAGGAATAAAATCGGCCGTGTGATTATTACTTACCCTAAGTTTTTCTCTTTCGGCCATCAGGAGATAGAAACCCTGCAATTATTGCCGCGCCAGAAACCGGAGCCGGTTAATGAATCTCCGGACGCTAAAACAAGTGGAGAGGAGCAGAAAGATAAAACTGCTTCGCCCGAACCTAAACAAATGGCTGCTGATTTTTACAATAGGATTATTTATGAGCCGTTTATCGACCGGACGGCGGATTATCTTTTAAGGAAGTGGCTGGTCCACCGTCTTTATGATATATTCTGGCACAGTAAGCTTTCCGAGTTTGCCGCCCGGGCAAACCATCTGGAAGGAAGTATTAAAGAGCTTGAAGATATCAAAAAGGCTTTGTCCTTCCAGTATTTTCGTAATAAGCGTGAAATAACAGACCGGACTTTGCGCGATATATTCGGCGGAAAGATTTCGGT from Planctomycetota bacterium encodes the following:
- a CDS encoding F0F1 ATP synthase subunit gamma codes for the protein MRSIIELKKDILFNREMGELIDILKKTAVSQFQSLFSRKKTLTIPERYLHLMESMFDMINFTRIHHPALVNPVENVMSILITSDMGFLGGVNSAIIDDAMRNIKRNDKVVFFVMGEKGRDYLLDSGKDYDFLPAISDEVKLSEAETVGQYIFSTCIRNKIGRVIITYPKFFSFGHQEIETLQLLPRQKPEPVNESPDAKTSGEEQKDKTASPEPKQMAADFYNRIIYEPFIDRTADYLLRKWLVHRLYDIFWHSKLSEFAARANHLEGSIKELEDIKKALSFQYFRNKREITDRTLRDIFGGKISVNRAKTNN